GGAGTAGCCTTACAGTATTAATGGCGCTAAGCATCCATAGCCTTACGCTTCATTTAGCCTATTCTTCATGATATGTTTCGTAATCAAATCGCGGTCAAGGAGCTATGTTTTTTACGTCGTTTAGGAATTTGACGAGGTTTTCCACTATGCTGTTTAGCAATTTCTCACCTTTCTCCCATGTAGCCTTACTAGGGTCACCGATTACTCCGGTCCTCGAGAACTCTTCTGCTCGCCATGCGACCCGAACCTTGTCAGTTAATATGAAAGGGTCCAGCGAGAGGGCCGTAGAAAACTTTGATCGCTGCTCAATCTTCATTTCGTCTATTCGAACTTTAGACGCATCCACTCTTAAGAGCAAGGAGGTTTCGAACTCATCAGCATGGCCCATTTTACCGGGCTCCGACTCCCTAAGCTCCTGAAATTCGCTCATCGCCAGCTCCCATATATTAATTAAGCCAAAAACCGCTTCAAACTCTCCTTTCAAGGACTGGATCGCGGCCGTGAGAACGCCCACGTTGCCGCCATGCCCATTTATGAAGAAGATTTTCTTAAAGCCATGATGAATTAAGCTTCTGGAAACATCCTCTATAACTCTCATTAAAGTCTCTGGGCTTAATGAAATTGTTCCTGGGAAGTTCATGTGCTCAACCGAAAAGCCAAATGGTATAGTGGGTGCCAATGCTACCTCGGCTTTCACGGCTGCCCTCCGCGCGACTTCTGAGGCTAAGATCGTGTCCGTTTCTAAAGGTAGGTGTAGGCCATGTTGTTCAAGACTTCCAACCGGCACCAGAACCACGTCTGTCTTTGCGAGTAGGTCCTTTACTTGGTCCCAGCTCATCTCCGCAAGCGCGACCTTCTTCAAACAGAGCTCACCTCCTCCCGATCGTTGAAAGCCTTCATTATCTTATAAGTGGTTGCTCCTAAATCGAATTTTCCCACGTACCTCATCAGCCTGAGGGAGGTTCCTCTAGAAGAAGATACGAACGTACATTGCACGGATGCTGCTTTATCCGTAAGAGCGCGCATCCATCCCTTAGAACCTTTACATCGTCTCTAGCAACTATAGCTGGTGACTCAATAGCAGTTTCATCTCATTCTCCTCCATTCTTATAAAGGATGTAGACAGGACTTTTGACTTCATCACGCTTCATCATATCAAGGGCCTTGCTCGCGAGCTCCAGGGCC
This sequence is a window from Candidatus Nezhaarchaeota archaeon. Protein-coding genes within it:
- a CDS encoding creatininase family protein, coding for MKKVALAEMSWDQVKDLLAKTDVVLVPVGSLEQHGLHLPLETDTILASEVARRAAVKAEVALAPTIPFGFSVEHMNFPGTISLSPETLMRVIEDVSRSLIHHGFKKIFFINGHGGNVGVLTAAIQSLKGEFEAVFGLINIWELAMSEFQELRESEPGKMGHADEFETSLLLRVDASKVRIDEMKIEQRSKFSTALSLDPFILTDKVRVAWRAEEFSRTGVIGDPSKATWEKGEKLLNSIVENLVKFLNDVKNIAP